Proteins encoded together in one Chryseobacterium taklimakanense window:
- a CDS encoding RagB/SusD family nutrient uptake outer membrane protein: protein MKLFNKKSKTIFTAVLGLSLTFSTVSCVQDLEREPITDTTSANLFKDFKNYPLLLAKLYGAQAVGGQQGGDGMSDISGIDGGFSSYMRQLYTMQVITTDEAKIAWQDGTLPQMNTMSWTASNEFIAAIYYRLYGEIALCNEFIKNTTDEKLAANGITGEDLTEAKYMRGEARFLRALAYYNALDLFGNVPFVDENTGTALPERIVRADLFNWLETETKALEAELKNPKSNEYGRADKAAAWMLLSRLYLNAKVYTGTEKNNDVITYTNKIIGSGYSLKSDYGSLFMADNHVNNPEVIFSINYDGLKTQTYGGTTFLIHAAVGGSMPVSYYGINGGWGGMRVTKSFVSLFPADGSDRRGRFYTDGQTLEINDLGNFKNGYGFTKYRNIRFSDGKAGSDTTGNFVDADIPFFRLGDVYLMYAEATLRGGNGNMASALQYVNALRARAGATPVVSMNLDFILSERGREMSWEMTRRSDLIRFGKFTGSSYLWAWKGGAKDGAAVPEYRNLFPIPTNDIIANANLVQNPGY, encoded by the coding sequence ATGAAACTTTTTAATAAAAAATCAAAAACTATATTCACAGCAGTTTTGGGTTTGAGTCTTACCTTTTCTACTGTTTCCTGCGTGCAGGATCTGGAAAGGGAGCCGATTACGGATACGACATCTGCAAATCTCTTCAAAGACTTCAAAAATTATCCTTTGCTGTTGGCTAAACTTTACGGTGCGCAGGCTGTTGGAGGACAGCAGGGTGGTGACGGCATGTCAGATATCAGCGGCATCGACGGTGGTTTCTCCAGCTATATGCGTCAGCTTTACACCATGCAGGTTATTACCACTGATGAAGCTAAAATTGCTTGGCAGGACGGTACTTTACCGCAGATGAACACAATGTCGTGGACGGCATCCAACGAGTTTATTGCTGCGATCTACTACAGATTATATGGTGAAATTGCACTTTGTAATGAATTCATCAAAAATACTACTGATGAAAAGCTTGCTGCCAATGGAATAACCGGTGAAGACCTCACAGAAGCTAAATACATGCGCGGTGAAGCCAGATTTCTTCGTGCATTAGCCTACTACAATGCACTGGATTTGTTCGGAAATGTACCTTTCGTGGATGAAAATACCGGAACTGCATTACCGGAGAGAATCGTGAGAGCAGATCTTTTTAACTGGCTGGAAACTGAAACCAAAGCATTGGAAGCTGAACTGAAAAATCCAAAATCCAACGAATACGGCCGTGCTGACAAAGCCGCTGCGTGGATGCTTCTTTCAAGACTTTATCTTAATGCAAAAGTTTACACAGGTACAGAAAAGAACAATGATGTAATCACTTATACCAATAAAATTATTGGCTCTGGCTATAGCCTGAAGTCTGATTACGGAAGCTTGTTCATGGCTGATAATCATGTAAACAATCCAGAGGTGATTTTTTCTATCAATTACGATGGCCTTAAAACACAGACTTATGGTGGGACAACCTTCTTAATTCACGCTGCAGTCGGTGGTTCAATGCCTGTAAGTTACTACGGAATCAACGGTGGCTGGGGAGGTATGAGAGTTACCAAATCTTTTGTGAGCCTGTTCCCTGCGGACGGTTCAGATAGAAGAGGCAGATTCTATACCGATGGCCAGACTTTGGAGATTAATGACCTTGGCAACTTTAAAAACGGTTATGGATTTACCAAATACCGCAACATAAGATTTTCTGACGGTAAAGCCGGATCAGATACTACAGGAAACTTTGTAGACGCCGATATTCCGTTCTTCAGATTGGGTGATGTTTATCTGATGTACGCAGAAGCTACACTAAGAGGTGGTAATGGTAACATGGCATCTGCATTACAGTACGTAAATGCTTTGAGAGCAAGAGCGGGTGCTACACCTGTGGTAAGCATGAACCTTGATTTCATACTTTCAGAAAGAGGTAGAGAAATGTCCTGGGAAATGACAAGGAGATCGGATCTTATCCGTTTCGGAAAATTTACGGGTTCTTCTTACCTCTGGGCTTGGAAAGGTGGCGCTAAAGACGGTGCAGCCGTTCCGGAATACAGAAACCTGTTCCCAATTCCTACGAATGACATCATCGCAAACGCTAACCTGGTACAAAATCCCGGATATTAA
- the metG gene encoding methionine--tRNA ligase, with protein sequence MSERKMITAALPYANGPVHIGHLAGVYVPSDVYARFQRRLGRDVAFICGSDEHGIPITIRAKKEGVTPQDIVDKYHEIIKKSFSDLGISFDEYSRTTSKKHHENSQDFFTALYHKGKFTEELSDQYFDEQAGEFLADRYIVGTCPNCGNENAYGDQCEKCGSTLSPSELINPKSMLSGNVPVLKETKNWYLPLNDYENFLNEWIIDGHKDDWKPNVYGQVKSWLNDGLKPRAMTRDLNWGVPVPLPEADGKVLYVWFDAPIGYISFTQEWAEKNGKNWKDYWQNENSDLIHFIGKDNIVFHCIIFPAMMKAHGNYVMPKNVPAFEFLNLENDKISTSRNWAVWAHEYVEEFPGQQDVLRYALLSSAPETKDNNFTWKDFQTKNNSELVGIFGNFINRVAVLIHKYYNGVVPEGDANAAELQEIENSAKEIETFLENFEFRNALSALMNLARFGNQYLQTEEPWKTIKEDPEKTAQSLFVSAQIAVALGQLCEPFMPFTSEKLLKMFNVEKKNWNDISGVVIESGHQIDEATLLFSKIEDDVIEAQIQKLENTKQSNKKTNPNANPMKEEITYDDFSKMDLRTATILEAEKVEKADKLLKFKVDTGIDVRTVVSGIAESFTPEECVGKQVMILANLAPRKIRGIESQGMLLLTTKPDGKLTFMTPEVKIENGVEVN encoded by the coding sequence ATGTCAGAGAGAAAAATGATTACCGCAGCTTTGCCTTATGCAAACGGGCCGGTTCATATAGGGCATTTGGCGGGCGTTTATGTTCCCTCAGATGTTTACGCAAGATTTCAGAGAAGATTGGGACGTGATGTGGCGTTTATCTGCGGTTCGGATGAGCACGGAATTCCGATTACGATCCGCGCCAAAAAAGAAGGTGTTACACCTCAGGATATTGTGGATAAATACCACGAAATCATCAAAAAATCATTTTCAGATTTAGGCATTTCTTTCGACGAATACTCCCGAACGACCTCCAAAAAACATCACGAAAATTCGCAGGATTTTTTCACCGCATTATATCATAAAGGTAAATTTACCGAAGAGCTTTCCGACCAGTATTTTGATGAGCAGGCGGGTGAGTTTTTGGCTGACCGCTATATCGTGGGAACCTGCCCTAATTGTGGCAACGAGAATGCCTATGGTGACCAGTGCGAAAAGTGCGGCTCTACCCTTTCCCCTTCAGAACTCATCAATCCAAAATCCATGCTTAGCGGAAATGTGCCGGTTCTGAAGGAAACCAAAAACTGGTATCTTCCTTTAAATGACTACGAAAATTTCCTGAACGAATGGATTATCGACGGTCATAAAGACGACTGGAAACCCAACGTTTACGGACAGGTAAAATCCTGGCTGAATGACGGACTGAAGCCGCGCGCGATGACCCGAGATCTGAACTGGGGCGTTCCTGTGCCACTTCCGGAGGCTGACGGAAAAGTTCTTTACGTGTGGTTTGATGCACCCATCGGATATATTTCCTTCACTCAGGAATGGGCAGAGAAAAACGGTAAAAACTGGAAAGATTACTGGCAGAACGAAAATTCGGACCTCATACATTTTATCGGTAAGGACAATATTGTGTTTCACTGCATTATTTTCCCCGCGATGATGAAGGCGCACGGCAATTATGTGATGCCGAAAAATGTTCCTGCTTTTGAATTTTTAAATCTTGAAAACGATAAAATTTCCACTTCAAGAAACTGGGCCGTATGGGCGCATGAATATGTGGAAGAATTCCCGGGACAACAGGATGTTCTGCGCTATGCACTGCTTTCATCGGCACCGGAAACCAAGGACAATAATTTTACGTGGAAGGATTTCCAGACTAAAAACAACTCCGAACTGGTAGGAATTTTCGGTAATTTCATCAACAGAGTTGCAGTTCTTATCCATAAATATTATAACGGCGTGGTTCCGGAAGGTGATGCAAACGCTGCTGAACTGCAGGAAATTGAAAACTCAGCCAAAGAAATCGAAACTTTTCTTGAAAATTTCGAATTCAGAAATGCGCTTTCGGCACTCATGAACCTGGCACGTTTCGGAAACCAATATCTGCAAACTGAAGAACCGTGGAAAACGATTAAAGAAGATCCCGAAAAAACCGCGCAGTCGTTATTCGTTTCTGCGCAGATTGCGGTGGCTTTGGGCCAGCTGTGTGAACCGTTTATGCCTTTTACTTCAGAAAAACTTTTGAAAATGTTCAATGTGGAGAAGAAAAACTGGAACGACATCTCGGGAGTTGTGATAGAAAGCGGCCATCAGATCGATGAAGCTACCCTACTTTTCTCAAAAATTGAAGATGATGTGATCGAGGCGCAGATTCAGAAACTAGAAAACACCAAACAATCCAACAAGAAAACCAACCCTAACGCCAATCCTATGAAAGAAGAAATAACCTACGATGATTTCAGCAAAATGGACCTTAGAACCGCAACGATACTTGAAGCTGAAAAAGTGGAGAAGGCCGATAAACTATTAAAATTCAAAGTAGATACCGGCATCGATGTGAGAACTGTAGTATCGGGCATTGCCGAGAGCTTCACCCCGGAAGAATGTGTAGGAAAACAGGTGATGATCCTTGCCAACCTTGCGCCAAGAAAAATCCGCGGTATCGAATCTCAGGGTATGCTTTTACTCACCACAAAACCCGACGGAAAACTGACGTTTATGACGCCTGAAGTGAAGATTGAAAACGGCGTTGAGGTAAACTAA
- a CDS encoding SusE domain-containing protein — MKNIFRILFLAMIVPLLFQSCREDDFAYKTAEPSFTLYNTTLSSNVLYPTMKDNPFRLTWDNTLGAAAEYNVQISTTEDFAKPVVLGKSSATTFTTSIGNLNNALLQAGYQPYKSQRVYVRVISGSSVSNVIAFDATPYPSAAPVITAPTAGTKIVLDGTNPDGVAAKVAWTDYNYGTDVVYTVEIAPKGSTNFVVLGTVNNLKQLSVSNLVMDQAVLKVGGLANVAADYDLRVTAATTSAGGTLKSTSAVVTVNVTPYQLESYIYAPGGYQGWNPATANTLVSSVSNNIYIGYINFPAAGTEFKFTQARNWDTNWGDDGADGTLEPGGANLKSPGAGYYKITVDLNTKTYTMVPYAIGIVGAYNGWGATPDTVMTWDDAQRKFVTTLALPAGEFKFRINGSWDENYGDSNKDGVLDKGGDNLSVAAAGTYTITYDPFAMTYSIK; from the coding sequence ATGAAAAATATATTTAGAATTTTGTTTTTGGCAATGATAGTACCTTTACTGTTTCAGTCATGTAGAGAAGACGATTTTGCCTATAAAACAGCGGAACCTTCATTTACACTTTACAATACGACATTAAGTTCAAATGTCCTATATCCTACAATGAAAGATAACCCGTTCAGGCTTACCTGGGACAATACTTTAGGTGCAGCTGCAGAATATAACGTGCAGATTTCGACAACTGAAGATTTTGCGAAGCCAGTGGTTTTGGGTAAATCTTCAGCAACTACATTTACAACTTCTATCGGCAATTTAAACAATGCGTTGCTTCAGGCTGGATACCAACCTTATAAAAGCCAAAGGGTTTATGTAAGAGTAATTTCAGGCTCCAGTGTATCGAACGTGATCGCATTTGATGCGACGCCTTATCCGTCTGCAGCGCCTGTAATTACTGCTCCAACCGCAGGCACCAAAATTGTGCTGGACGGTACAAATCCTGACGGTGTAGCTGCTAAAGTGGCTTGGACAGATTATAATTATGGTACCGATGTGGTATATACTGTTGAGATAGCGCCAAAAGGTTCCACAAATTTTGTAGTACTTGGTACAGTTAATAACCTTAAGCAGTTGTCAGTTTCAAATCTTGTAATGGATCAGGCTGTTCTTAAGGTTGGTGGTTTGGCTAATGTTGCTGCTGACTATGATCTCAGAGTCACTGCAGCCACTACGTCAGCTGGTGGTACGCTGAAATCTACTTCAGCGGTAGTTACGGTAAATGTAACCCCTTACCAGTTAGAGTCTTACATATATGCTCCAGGTGGTTATCAGGGTTGGAATCCGGCTACGGCTAATACACTGGTATCTTCAGTTAGCAATAATATTTATATTGGATATATCAACTTCCCTGCAGCAGGGACTGAGTTCAAGTTTACTCAGGCACGCAACTGGGATACTAACTGGGGTGATGATGGTGCTGACGGTACTTTGGAGCCGGGTGGCGCAAACCTTAAGTCTCCGGGTGCAGGTTATTACAAAATAACGGTGGATCTGAATACCAAAACTTATACAATGGTTCCTTACGCCATCGGTATTGTGGGCGCTTACAACGGTTGGGGTGCAACTCCGGATACGGTAATGACTTGGGATGATGCCCAAAGAAAATTTGTCACAACCCTTGCTTTACCTGCTGGTGAGTTCAAATTCAGAATCAACGGTTCATGGGATGAAAACTATGGAGACTCCAATAAAGACGGTGTTTTAGATAAAGGCGGTGATAACCTCTCAGTAGCTGCTGCCGGCACGTACACCATCACGTATGATCCATTTGCTATGACTTATAGCATTAAATAA
- a CDS encoding SusC/RagA family TonB-linked outer membrane protein: MRNYRTVLKIAPAFLLAGTMMINAQQDSTTREKKIEEVVLIGYGQRKKSDLTGSIVSVSSKDFNGGATSPEQLIQGKAPGVAITGNGGAPGSGSSIRIRGGASLNANSAPLVVIDGVPQDMSKNEDGTSIRGASDPLALINPNDIESVDILKDASAAAIYGNRASNGVILITTKKGAAGKVKVNLSTVASVSTRMGNVDVLNGDEYRTFVNTYGPNAAKALLGTHNTDWQDLIYQEAWGTDNNLAVSGGIKGLPYRVSLGYNEQNGIVRTNEFRRTSLAVNLSPKFLNNHLSINANFKGSFTDNRFPNGGAINNAIYFDPTQPVYMDDPRFGNYFEWLNNGSLNTVSNRNPVSLLYNTRNISSVYRLMPSIQLDYKLHFLPEMRWNVNLAYDYSKGYGSNQTSPYSGAGNGSYSYSPYEQEKKNKLFETYLNYVKTISSINTNVDLMAGHSYQDFSSASPAGESLLFNTNTGETRLTPFNAYEDQLTLLSFYGRAIFTIANKYILTGSIRRDGSSRFYNGTTDNLWGNFPAFAFAWKINEEGMFRDISNLSTLKLRLGYGLTGQQEVAGMYPAYSRYKISEETAQYLFGNIFYPMYRPEQYNPDLTWEKTLTKNIGLDFGFFSNRINGSIDLFQKDTSDLIAYVPVPAGGLSNYNTKNVGDMTNKGIEFTLNLTPVKNDNTTWDINFNATHYTSEITSLSDAVAADFKIPVGGISGAVGQNIQAHSVGHAPYSFYVFRQLYDNSGKPVPGAYVDTNGDGVLNDMDKYFYKSSTPDALLGFSTKVTYKKWDFSTALRAVIGNYVYNNAASNSSLASLTTNDYLQNIYRTAADYRFGNIQLWSDAFVEDASFLRMDNLTVGHNFGEVFGDRTNLRVYGMAQNVFVISDYSGVDPEIFGNIDNGFYQRPKVYSLGLNFQF, encoded by the coding sequence GTGAGAAACTATCGTACAGTTTTGAAAATTGCTCCCGCTTTTCTACTGGCAGGAACAATGATGATTAACGCACAGCAGGACTCAACCACTCGTGAGAAAAAAATTGAAGAGGTTGTGCTGATTGGTTACGGTCAGAGAAAAAAATCTGATTTGACAGGATCAATCGTTTCTGTATCCTCGAAAGACTTCAATGGAGGTGCTACATCTCCGGAGCAGCTAATCCAGGGTAAAGCTCCGGGTGTGGCTATTACGGGCAACGGAGGTGCTCCCGGGTCAGGTTCCTCTATCAGAATTAGAGGTGGTGCGTCGCTTAACGCAAACAGCGCGCCACTGGTAGTAATTGATGGCGTTCCGCAAGACATGTCAAAAAATGAGGATGGTACATCAATTAGAGGTGCGAGCGATCCATTGGCTTTAATTAACCCTAACGATATTGAATCGGTTGATATCCTTAAAGATGCGTCTGCTGCAGCAATTTATGGTAACCGTGCATCAAACGGGGTTATCCTTATTACGACTAAGAAAGGTGCAGCGGGAAAAGTAAAGGTAAACTTATCTACTGTAGCTTCTGTTTCTACAAGAATGGGAAATGTAGATGTGCTTAACGGTGATGAGTACAGAACTTTTGTAAATACTTATGGTCCTAATGCTGCTAAAGCACTTCTTGGTACCCATAATACCGACTGGCAGGATCTTATTTATCAGGAAGCATGGGGAACCGACAATAACCTTGCTGTTTCAGGTGGCATTAAAGGTCTTCCTTACCGTGTGTCTTTAGGTTATAACGAGCAAAACGGTATCGTGAGAACCAATGAGTTCCGCAGAACATCCCTTGCGGTTAACTTAAGCCCTAAGTTTCTGAATAACCACCTGTCGATTAACGCCAACTTTAAAGGTTCATTTACCGATAACAGATTCCCGAATGGCGGTGCTATTAATAATGCCATTTACTTTGATCCTACCCAACCGGTTTACATGGATGATCCAAGATTTGGCAACTATTTCGAATGGCTGAACAATGGCAGTTTGAATACTGTTTCTAACAGGAACCCGGTAAGCTTACTTTACAATACCAGAAATATTTCTTCGGTTTACAGGTTAATGCCAAGTATTCAGCTTGATTATAAACTGCATTTCCTTCCTGAAATGAGATGGAACGTTAACCTTGCCTATGATTACAGCAAAGGCTACGGAAGCAATCAAACTTCACCTTACAGTGGTGCAGGTAATGGTTCTTACTCTTACAGCCCTTACGAGCAGGAAAAGAAAAACAAATTATTTGAGACTTACCTGAATTATGTGAAAACCATCTCCTCCATCAATACCAATGTGGATTTGATGGCCGGTCACTCTTATCAGGATTTCAGCAGTGCCAGTCCCGCAGGTGAAAGTTTGCTTTTCAATACCAACACAGGAGAAACAAGGCTTACACCGTTCAACGCATACGAAGATCAGTTGACTTTACTTTCGTTCTACGGTAGAGCTATTTTCACGATTGCTAACAAGTATATTTTAACGGGCTCTATCAGACGTGACGGATCTTCCAGATTCTATAACGGAACTACGGATAACCTTTGGGGTAATTTCCCGGCATTTGCATTTGCATGGAAGATTAATGAAGAAGGAATGTTCAGGGATATATCAAACTTATCCACCCTTAAACTAAGACTGGGTTACGGTTTGACAGGGCAGCAGGAAGTAGCTGGAATGTATCCGGCATATTCCAGATATAAAATAAGTGAGGAAACCGCACAATATTTGTTTGGTAACATTTTCTACCCAATGTACCGACCTGAACAGTATAACCCTGATTTAACCTGGGAGAAAACATTAACCAAGAACATCGGTCTGGATTTTGGTTTCTTCAGCAACAGAATCAATGGTTCCATTGATTTATTCCAGAAAGATACAAGCGACCTTATTGCTTATGTACCGGTACCTGCCGGAGGTTTGAGCAACTACAATACTAAAAATGTTGGGGATATGACCAATAAAGGTATTGAGTTTACACTAAACCTTACTCCTGTTAAAAACGATAATACAACATGGGATATTAATTTCAACGCAACACATTACACTTCAGAAATTACAAGTTTATCCGACGCGGTTGCTGCAGACTTCAAAATTCCGGTTGGAGGTATTTCTGGTGCTGTAGGACAAAATATCCAGGCTCACAGTGTTGGCCATGCTCCATATTCCTTCTATGTATTCAGACAGCTTTACGACAACTCAGGGAAGCCTGTTCCCGGAGCTTATGTGGATACAAACGGTGACGGTGTTCTGAATGATATGGATAAATACTTCTACAAATCTTCAACTCCAGACGCCCTTTTAGGATTTTCTACTAAAGTTACCTATAAAAAATGGGATTTCAGTACGGCACTTAGAGCGGTAATTGGAAATTACGTATATAATAATGCAGCTTCAAACAGTTCACTGGCATCCTTAACAACGAATGATTATTTGCAGAACATCTACAGAACTGCTGCAGATTACAGATTTGGAAATATTCAGCTTTGGTCTGATGCTTTCGTGGAAGATGCTTCTTTCCTTAGAATGGATAACTTGACTGTAGGGCACAATTTCGGAGAAGTGTTTGGCGACAGAACCAACTTGAGAGTTTACGGTATGGCGCAGAACGTATTCGTAATTTCTGATTACTCAGGTGTTGACCCGGAGATTTTCGGAAATATCGACAACGGTTTCTACCAAAGGCCAAAAGTATATTCATTAGGACTTAATTTTCAATTTTAA
- a CDS encoding Mpo1 family 2-hydroxy fatty acid dioxygenase, whose translation MRKIDQLFEEYGESHQNQTNKFIHWICVPLIFWSILGFISIIPAPHFCFSYFGCISIASLAAVVLVSIFYFRLSAVIGFIMLLFMLLMEHLIYLVNIQTETNSWIVFLSVFVLSWIFQFIGHKIEGKKPSFLKDLQFLLVGPAWLLHFILKKLGIRY comes from the coding sequence ATGAGAAAGATTGACCAGCTGTTCGAAGAATACGGCGAAAGCCATCAGAACCAAACAAATAAATTCATTCACTGGATCTGCGTTCCGCTTATTTTCTGGTCGATTTTGGGATTTATCTCAATTATTCCGGCACCGCATTTTTGTTTCTCGTACTTTGGGTGCATCAGCATCGCGAGTTTGGCAGCCGTGGTTTTGGTAAGCATTTTTTATTTCCGGCTTTCAGCGGTGATTGGGTTTATCATGCTTTTGTTTATGCTGCTGATGGAACATCTTATTTACCTTGTGAATATACAAACTGAAACCAACTCCTGGATTGTTTTTCTCAGCGTTTTTGTCCTGAGCTGGATTTTTCAATTTATAGGGCATAAAATAGAGGGTAAAAAACCCAGCTTTCTGAAAGATTTACAGTTTCTTTTGGTGGGCCCTGCCTGGCTGCTTCACTTTATCCTCAAAAAATTAGGAATCAGATATTAA
- a CDS encoding SusE domain-containing protein, with amino-acid sequence MKKQHIFQKIFLALIMLLGIISCQDRELLTVENQSAAILLDTSKETVFLDKNFPDNPALNLTWEVAKYTQPTELKYKIEASKTADFAKPVLVKTVEESQRTATLTTSEMNAVAEKLGLAPNVQAPMYLRVTSFVGEDGEYVVATSNVSSVKITPYELVYPDFYLVGAAAPVGWDSGNAMLLTKNKEIATIVTTLKGGESFRFLGQQNWNGMNYSIDQAGTKDSYRYFKQVSSNIVQDGDENMKFTGTTGTYKITINAKEQSLTIVAQ; translated from the coding sequence ATGAAAAAACAACATATATTTCAAAAAATCTTTCTTGCATTGATAATGCTTTTGGGCATTATTTCATGCCAGGACCGCGAATTGCTTACGGTAGAAAACCAGTCCGCAGCAATTTTATTGGATACATCTAAAGAAACTGTTTTCCTGGATAAGAATTTTCCGGACAATCCAGCTTTGAACCTCACGTGGGAAGTTGCAAAATACACTCAGCCAACAGAACTTAAATATAAAATTGAAGCTTCAAAAACTGCTGATTTTGCTAAACCTGTTTTGGTAAAAACTGTTGAAGAATCTCAAAGAACGGCAACACTTACGACATCAGAAATGAATGCCGTAGCTGAAAAACTTGGTTTAGCGCCGAATGTACAGGCGCCAATGTATTTGCGTGTGACTTCATTCGTAGGTGAGGATGGTGAGTATGTTGTAGCTACATCCAATGTATCCTCTGTGAAAATCACTCCTTACGAATTGGTATATCCAGATTTCTATCTTGTTGGCGCCGCGGCACCGGTAGGCTGGGATTCCGGTAATGCAATGCTTCTTACAAAAAATAAAGAGATCGCAACCATTGTAACCACATTAAAAGGTGGTGAATCCTTCAGATTCCTTGGCCAACAGAACTGGAATGGTATGAACTACAGTATAGACCAGGCTGGAACGAAAGACAGCTACAGATATTTCAAGCAGGTTTCTTCAAATATCGTTCAGGATGGTGACGAAAATATGAAATTCACTGGTACGACAGGGACTTATAAGATAACCATCAATGCTAAAGAACAATCTTTAACCATTGTAGCACAATAA
- the mscL gene encoding large conductance mechanosensitive channel protein MscL, whose amino-acid sequence MGFVKEFKEFAFKGNVLDLAVGVMIGAAFGKIVTSLVEDVITPLLLTPALEAAGVENIAQWSVNGVYWGKFIAAIISFLAIAMVLFWLIKAANKVTKPAEAAPEAPSSTDQLLMEIRDELKRK is encoded by the coding sequence ATGGGATTTGTAAAAGAATTTAAGGAATTTGCATTCAAAGGTAACGTGCTGGATTTGGCAGTGGGTGTAATGATCGGTGCAGCATTCGGTAAAATTGTAACTTCATTGGTTGAAGATGTGATTACCCCATTATTGCTGACTCCGGCGTTGGAAGCTGCCGGCGTAGAAAATATTGCTCAGTGGTCTGTAAACGGTGTTTACTGGGGAAAATTCATTGCAGCAATCATCAGTTTCCTGGCCATTGCGATGGTACTTTTCTGGTTGATTAAAGCAGCCAATAAAGTAACCAAACCCGCAGAAGCGGCTCCGGAAGCGCCTTCCTCAACCGATCAGTTATTGATGGAAATTCGCGACGAACTGAAAAGAAAATAA